A stretch of DNA from Microlunatus sp. Gsoil 973:
TGCCGGCGATGTACATGATCGTGACCACGACGATGGCGACCACCTCGCCGAGACCGAACATGAACTGCCAACGGCTGCCCATCTCCTCCCGCTTGCCCTTGGACATCGACTCCATGATGTAGGCGTAGCCGTTGGAGATGTCGCTGCCCAGTGGGATGCCGATCAGGAAACGGAGAATGATCAATTCCCAGATGTTCTGGGAGAAGCCCTGGGCGATGGCCAGCAGGATGAACAGGATCATCGTTGTGATGAAGACCCGCTTGCGGCCGAACTGGTCGGCGACGTAGCCGCCGATCAATGCACCGATCAGCGCGCCGCCCTGTACCGCCGCCGTCGCCAGGCCGAGCTGGACGTCGGTGGGATCGAACTCGGACTTGATGAAGATCAACAGGAAGGAGATCGCGTACAGATCCCAGGCTTCGATGAGAATCGTCGAGATCATCATCCAACCGCCGCGCCGGCTGGACGCGGTCCCCGGCTTGTTCTGAAGTCGTACGGTCGCCTGGTCGGACAACTCTCTCAGCTGCGCCTGGTCCACGGGTGCCTCTAATCTCGTCTCGACGGTGCCACAACAACATTTCCGGACTATGCGTATCAAAGAGGCTGGTGTCCGAGCCGTCAAATCGACCCGGTCACAGCGACGGCCCGGATATACCCAACTCCGGACCAGCTATCCATCAAGAACGGTCGCCGTCGCTGTCGGTGTCGTCCGGCTTGTCAGCGGTCGTCTGCCGGCTCGGCGGTGTTGCCTGCATCGTCCGCGGCGTCGTCGACCCGGCCCTTCCCGGCTCCGGGTGGGGCGAGATGGGCGAACGCGGCCAGGTTCGCGGTGGATTCGCCGCGGGCCAGCCGCCAGGCCCACTCCTTGCGAATACTTTCGGAGAAACCGAGCTCGAGGATGGTGTTGAACGACGCGTCGGCGGTGTCCGCGACCGCGCCGAGCAGACGGTCGATCTCGGCAGGGGTCACGGCGTCCCTGGAGATCCGCGCGGTCAGATAGATGTCGCCGAGCGAGTCGAGGCTGAACCGGATCCCGTACAACCGCAGGTTGCGTTCCAACAGCCACCGGTACACCCGCTCGTGGTTCTCGTCGGGATTGCGGGCGACGAAGGCGCGCAGATCCAGGTGGTGCGATCCGACCTGCAGCGCGCACTCCGTGCTCAGTTTGCGTGTGCCGGGCAGGGTCACCGAGTACAGGCCGGGACCGGACCGCTGCCAGGCCAGAGCCAGCGACTGTAACGCCGATCGGACCGACCGTTCCGCGTCGTCTTCTGTCATCACCCCTCGATCCGTCGATCCCGGTGCGTCGGACTGCAGATTGAACCACTACGGTAACCGGCAATCCGCAGGTCGGCGCGCGTTGTTACCAGGGTCGTCGACCGGGCCAACTTATGGTTCTCGGGTGTCGGGCATCAGGACCAAGATCATCACAGGTTGCGCGCTGCTTCTTGCGCTGCTGGCGGCCGGATGTGGTCAGCAGCCCAGCGGCGGGCTTCAGGCCAGCCCGGCTCCGTCGGGCAAGGGATGTACTGTCAAGCGGCTGCCGCTGAAGAATCCCGGGCGTTTCACGGTTGCCACCGACAGTCCCGCATACCCGCCGTGGTTCAGTGACGACAACCCCAACAACCAGAGGGGCTACGAGTCCGCACTGATCTATGCGACCGCCAAGCACCTCGGCTTCACAGCCGACCAGGTCGACTGGGTCGACGTACCGTTCAACTCCGCGATCGCTCCGGGAGAGAAGCCGTTCGACGTCGACATCAACCAGGTGACCATCACCGCCGAACGACGGCAGAACGTCGACCTGTCCGCCGCCTACTACACCACCTACCAGGCGGTGATCACGATCGAGGGCGACAAGCTCGCCGGAGTCACCAGCCTGGCCGAACTCCGTGGCGGCAAGCTCGGCGCACAGGCTGACAGCACCAGCCTCGCGGCGATCACGGACGTGATCAGACCGACGGTTCCGCCCGAGGTGCTGGACACCAACGGCGCCGGGGTGAAAGCCCTGGAGGAACAGAAGATCGACGGGCTGGTGGTCGACCTGCCGACGGCTGTGCAGATGACCTCCGGAGAGGTGGACGGCGGACTGATGGTCGGCAGGCTACCGACCCCCGACGGCGATCCGGAGCAGTTCGGCATGGTTCTTGATCACGGCAGCAAGCTCACCGGATGCATCAACCAGACTCTGGCCGCGCTGCGGGACGACGGCACGATCGCCACCCTGCAAGGAAAGTGGCTGGACCTGGAGGACGTCCCGCAGCTGAAGGGATGATCCCGGTGCTCACTTCCGGCGGATCGGCGCCATCCGCTTCCGGAACTCGTGCAGGAAGGCGTCCCGCACCGCACTGGTGTCCACGTTTCCGTTGCCCGTCATGAACTGGCCCGACGCCATCTGCTGGCAGACCACCAGCCAGGCCTGGCCCAACGCGAAGGTGAACGATGACGCGACCGCGGCGCCGATCATCCCGCCGGCCACCGTTCCGGCGCCGGGCACCATCTTGATCAAGCCGCTGAAGGCCGCCCGGCCACCCTGGGTGGCCGCTGTCGTTGTGGCGATCGCCATCAAAGCTGCCCGTTCGACCTTGATCTTGTAGATGTGGGCGATGCGGGCCATCAACCCGAGCTGGATCGGAACCAGCATCGCAGCGTCGGAGAAGGGGATGGGCACTGCGGCGGCGGTCGCGGCGCTGCCGGCCGCCAGCACTATGTCGCGCTGCGCCGCCAACGCCTTGCGCTTCTGGTCGATGGTCTGGGCGGTGGTGAGGGCGAGTTCCACTCCCTCCGGAGCAACGCGAAAGGAGGCATCGAGAACCTCCAGCAGACCGTGTGCGCGAGCACCGGTGAACGAATCCTCCTTGGCCAGGGTCAGGTACGGCCGCCCGTCGGCGATCGGCAGACCGAGTGATCGGATGTGCTCGGCGAGGGCGATGGCGTCCGGATGATAGTGCCCGTCCCGCATCGGCACCTGGGTGAGCACCAGGATGACCGGCAGGCCGATCTTGTCCAGCCGCCGGATGAAGTCCGCCTCGGCGTCCTCGAACCGGCGGTCCATGCCGCGAACGCAGTACCAGGTCAGGTGGATCTGATCGCTGAGCGGCTGGCGACGCATCTGCTTCATCGCCTTGTCCAATTCGGACAGGATCTCCCTGTCGTCCTTGCCGACCTCCAGGCCGGCGGTGTCGACGATGCCGAGATGTCCGTGCCGGTCGATGTAGATCTTGCTGCCTTTGGTGACCGGGGCACCGATGCCGGTCTCCGCAACCTCCTCGCCGAAGATGGCGTTGATCAACGTCGACTTCCCGACCCCCGTCTTCCCGAAGATCGCCAGGTTGAACCGCCCGATCGCGCCGTCCTGCTTGTCGAACTGCGCACGGAACTCGGTGGAGAACCAGTCGGAACCGGAAGGCATGGGCTGACTCCTCAGCTCGGGCCGGAGTTTCCGCCCGTCGACTTCAAGGGTACGGACCCGCGCGGCAACGCCGCCGACGCGCGCCCCGAGGGCAACCGTGGGTCTCCCCTGAGCGGACTCAGCGGGTCCAGAAATCCTCCGGTCGTCGACCCGGCCGGAAGCCGTAGTGCTCGGCCATGACTGCCGCCTCGGGCAGGCCACGGGCCAGGGTCAGGGTCTCGTGGTCGTCGCTGCCGAACGAGATCGCCCGGCCACCCTCCTCGGCCCACCACTGCGGGATCCAGGACCACAGCCGCTGGGTGTTCAGCTCCAGCGCCCGGCCGCTCTCGGCGATCGCCCGCATCGCCGACCGGAACTCCTCCTCGAAGCGTCGCGGGTCGAACGGGCCTTCGACCTCCGCCGTCCAGTAACGCACGGGGTAGTCGATGTGGGTGAAACAGGCGAAGTTGTCGGAGCCGGCGACCATCCGCGGCACCTCGGCCAGATACTCGGTGATCACCTTCTCGGCCGGCCAGCGACGGTAGAGGGTGAACGGTTCCGCCCGATCGTCGCCGATCAGACAGGTGTGCAGCGAGCCGTTCACCCGGTCGAACGACGCAAGATCGACAAGCACGGCGGCCTGATCATCGAAGAGGTGCGGCTGGCCGTACTCGACCCCGGTAAGGATCCGGAGTTCGCCGAACTCGTGGCGGCAGCGGTCGATCGACTCCCGATAGCCGTCGACGTCGAGCGGCGGCGGTTCCAGCCGGCCGGAGTCGGTGATCAACGACTGTTGCTGCTCGGCGACGTCCTCGCGATCGATCATCCAGCCGTCGAAGTCGAGATGTTCGGTGAAGATCACCGCCGGGAGCCCGATCCGCACCGCGCGTCGGCAGGTCCGCCGCATGGTGCCGGCCGCGTCGGAGCCGGGGCCACCGGTGTCCCAGGACCATTCGCTGTGCACATGTGCGTCGGCGGGGAGGGTCATGATCACATCATTCCCCATCGGTATGATCGAGTCGCTCGTACGCCTCTGACGGCGAACCACACCTACCCGAGTCGAAGGTCGATGATGACCGTAGTCACGTGTCTCAGCCCGTACACCGTGGACCAGGTGAAGACCCTGGTCGGTACAGCCGAGATCGAGGTCCGCCTGGTGCCGGATCCACCCGCGCCGACCGCCGTGCGCCAGGCGGTCGTCGGCGCGGACGTGATCATCGGCGATGTCCGAGCCAAGCACCGGCTGGACCGGGACACGCTGGCCGCGGTCGGGTCGTGCCGGCTGATCCAGCAGCCGGCGGTCGGCTACGACTCCATCGACGTCACGGCCGCTGCCGAGTTCGGCATCCCGGTGGCCAACGCCGGCGGCTACAACGCCGAGACAGTGGCCGACTGGGTGGTGATGGCGGCACTCAATCTGCTGCGCAACGGTGCCCGGCGGGACGCGTCCATGCACGCCGGAGCCTACGACCGGTCGTTCGAACGCTCCCACGAGCTGTCGGCGATGACCGTCGGCATCGTCGGCCTGGGAAACATCGGCAGGGCCGTTGCCCACCGGTTGGCCGGCTTCGGGTCGACGGTGCTGGGTCACGACCCGGTCGTCGCCCAGCCTGTTCCGGGCGTACGACAGGTCTCGCTGGACGACCTCCTCGCCGGATCGACGATCATCACCATCCATGCTCCGCTGACCGAGGTCACTCGGCATCTGATCAATCCGGCGACGATCGACCTGCTGCGGCCCGATGCGATGATCATCAACGCCAGCCGCGGTCCGCTGATCGACGAGGTGGCGTTGATCGACGCCCTGCGTACCGGCCGGATCGGTGGTGCCGCCCTCGACGTCTACGAGGCAGAGCCGCTGGCGACCGACTCCGCATTGCGCACCTTCGACAACGTCTTCCTGACGCCGCACATCGCGGGAGACAGTCTCGAGTCGCGGCGGCGGCTGCAGGAACTGGTCGCCGACAATCTGCGACGGGTGCTGTTGCACGGCGAACCGCCCCATCACGTCGTCAACGCCGCCCTGCCCGCCACCGCGAACTGACGGCGACGGGTGTGATCCTGACCGATGGATCCTGCGTCTGACCAGCTGACCTGATCATCAACTGCACAACGGAAAGAGGAGGCAATGACGCTGCGCGAGCTGCTGGACACCGGGCAACCGACGTTGGGCGGATGGTTGTCGATCCCGAGCGCCTTCAGCGCCGAGCTGATGGGCCGATCCGGGTTCGACTGGGTCTGCATCGATACCCAGCACGGTCTGATCGGCTACGACCAGATGGCGCTGATGCTGCAGGCGTTGAGCATCACCGGCACCCCGGCCCTGGTACGGGTCCCCTGGAACGGCCCGGAACACATCATGAAGGCGCTGGACGCCGGCGCCCAGGGTGTGATCGTTCCGATGATCAACAACGCCGACGACGCGCGCATGGTTGTCCAGACGGTCAAGTATCCGCCGGTCGGGACCCGAAGCTGGGGGCCGATCCGCGCCTCGCTTGACGTCGTCGGCTACAGCGCCGAATCGGCGAACGCCAACACGCTGGTCATCGTCATGATCGAAACCAGGGACGGGGTGCAGAACCTCGACGAGATCCTCAGCGTTCCCGGGGTCGACGCCGTCTACGTCGGCCCGATGGACCTCGCGCTGGCCCACGGCATCACTCCGGCGCTCAATGTCACCGACGAGCGGCACGAGCAGTTGATCAGGATGATCCTGGACGGCTGCCGGCGACACGGTGTGACGGCCGGGATCCACTGCGACAGTGTGGAAACCATCGGCCGCTGGTGGGACATCGGCTACCGGATGTGCACGCTGGCCTCCGACGCCGGCCTGATGCGCGCTGCCGCGACACAGGCGGTCCAGGCCGCCGCCCGACACCCGCTGCGCACCGCGCCCGTTGTCGATCAACATCCCACCAGCGCCGGCTACGCCTGAGGAGGCTGCCATGACAGAGTCCAGCACCAACCAGATCCCCCTCCCCGCCAGGATCGGACTGCTCGGCTGCGGCGCGGTCAGCCACCAGTACCTTCCCAATCTGCTCCGGTTGCCTGCGTTGCGGGTCGCTGCGGTCAGCGACGTCGACGCCGACGCCGCGGCCAAGGTCGCCGAGCAGTACGACGTCCCCGCAGTCAGCGTCAACGCACTGCTGGCCGACCCGGAGATCGACCTTGCGGTCAATCTGACCCCGATCAGCTACCACGCCGCAGTGACCCGCGATGCGCTGAACGCGGGCAAGCACGTGTATTCGGAGAAGTCGCTGGCGACCACGGTCGGTGAGGCCAAGGAGCTACTGGCGCTGGCCAGATCCAACGAACTGGTGATCGGCGGGGCGCCGGACACCCTGCTGGGCACCGCATTCCAGGCAGCCAGGCGGGAACTGTCGGACGGCGGTCTGGGTCGACCACTGACGGCGGTGGCCACGATGTTGCGCAACAGGGTGCCCCGATCCGCGTACTTCAGTGATCACCAGGCGCTGTTCGACATGGCCCCTTACTACATCAGCGCACTGGTGACCTTGTTCGGCCCGGTCCGCGAGGTCTCCGGATATCTTGAGTACGACCGGGTCGAGGCGGCCGAAAGCCCGGTCGCGGTCGGTGTGTCGGGTGTGCTCCGTTTCGACTCCGGTGTCACCTCGAGCCTGGTACTGAACTGGAATTCGGCGTATCGCTCGGAGATCCCGGTACTCGACGTCTACACCGAATCGGGCGTGCTGCGTTGTGCCAACCCGAACAACTTCGGAGATCCGGCCTTCGTCCGCGACCACGACGACCCGGCAGGCCAGTGGCGCGAGATCCCCGGCAGCCGACAGCCGGCGGATCACCCGAGGAACCTCCGCGGCCTCGGCGTGGCGGAGATGGCCGAGGCGCTCGCCGCCGGCCGGCCGCCGCGGGCCTCCGGTGAACTCGCCTGTCACGTGGTGGATGTGATCGAGAGCCTGGTCAACGCCGCCCAGGCCGGCAGCAGCGTGACGCTGACCAGCACCTGCCACCAGCCCGAACCACTCTCCGACGACGAACGTAAACACCTCGATCCCGGCACACCGGCCTGATTGGAGCAACGATCGTGACCCTGAACGTCAAGCTCGGCTGCGGACAGATCACCTGGCGCCATCCGGCGGCCGCCGCGGCGACCGAGGACGATGTCCTCGCCGACATCGCCGCTGCCGGCTATCAGGGAGCGCCGTGGGGCGGACCGGATCGCAGGACTGGAACCGGCTCCGGGCTACCTCGGCGCCGACTTCTGGGACCCGGGTCAACGGAAACAGCAGGTGCAGACGGCCCGCCGAGCAGCACAGGTGTCGCACCAACTCGGGCTGACCGAGATCTATGTCGCCGCGGGCGGCTTCAACACCACGACCCGATCGGGGCGGACGCGCCGCGACGCCGTCGCCCACAGCGGTCCGGACGACTCGCTGACCGACGAGCAGTTCGCGGAGCTCGCCGAAACAATGCAGGCCGTCGGCCGAGCGACGCTGGAACATGGCGTCCGGGCCTGCTACCACAACCACGGCGGCACGTTCATCGAGCGGGAGGACGAGATCGAACGACTCCTGGCGGCCACCGATCCCCAGGTGCTCTTCCTCGGGCCGGACACCGGACACCTGGCCTGGGCAGGAATCGACGCCGTGGAGTTCGCCCGGCGGCACGGACGCCGGATCAAGACCATGCATCTGAAGGATGTCGATCCGCAGGTGCAGGCCAAGGGCGCTGCAGAGGGCTGGGACTACTCAACCTTCGAGCAGAACGCGATCTGGACCGAGGTCGGCACCGGTGGGATCGACTTCGGCGCCCTGTTCGGGGTGCTGTCCGACAACGACTTCGACGGTTGGCTGATCGTCGAGACCGACGTCGCCCAGTTGGCCGGGCCGGCCGAGAGCGCGAAGGTCAGCCGGGACACCCTGCGTGGTCTCGGGATCTGAGCAGCGGATGCAGGCGCTGACCATCACCGCCGACGGGCCGGGTGTCGCCGACTTGCCCGAACCGGAGCCGTACGGTTCGGACCTGCTGGTCGACGGACTGCTGCTCGGTGTCTGCGGAACCGATCGCGGACTGATCGCCCGCGGTCCCCAGCGGCCGCCGACCGGTCAGCAGCATCTCGTGCTCGGCCACGAGTCGCTCGGCCGGGTCCGGCAGGCGCCGGTGGGCTCCCGGTTCACCTCCGGGGACCTGGTGACCGCACTGGTACGCCGACCCGACCGGGTGCCCTGCGCCGCCTGCGCCGCAGGCGAACTGGATCTGTGTGACAACGGCCTGTTCGTCGAGCGCGGAATCCGCGGGCAGGACGGCTACGGCGCCGAGCGCTACCTGCTCGACGAGGAGTACGCCGTACCGGTCGGTCGTCTCGGGCTGCTCGGCGTCCTCATCGAGCCGACGAGCATCGTTGCCAAGGCCTGGGAGCGGATCGACGCCTCGGCCCGGAGGACCACGGGGCGGGCCCTGATCTTCGGTGCAGGCCCGATCGGCCTGCTGGCCGCCCTGCTGGCACAGCACCGCGGCTACCAGGTACATATCGTCGATCAGGTCGTGGACGGGCCGAAAGTCGAACAGAGCACCGCGCTCGGCGCGACCTACCATCGTGGTTCGGACGACCTGACCGGGACGTTCGATGCCATCGTCGAGTGCAGCGGCGCGTTCACTGCCGCTGCTGTCAACCTCCTGTCACGCGGCGGTGCAGCCTGTTATGTCGCGCACGCCGGCGCCGACGCCTCTGACCCGGCGGGTCGCAATGACGCCCGGGACACCCGCGCACTGAGCGGAATGCTGATCGGGGGCAACCAGTCGATCTTCGGGATCCACAGTTCCGGCGCAGCTCATTTTGCTGCTGCCCAACAGGAGTTGGAGGGAACCGACCCGGGCTGGCTTCGTGGCTTGATCACCGGAATCTCAACCCTGCAAGACTTCCGGTCGGCACTGGCGACCGGGCCGGATGTGATCAAGACCGTGATCCGGTTGTCCGAGGACGTGGCCGATGATCTGTCGGGTCTTGAGTCGACGCCGGTCCAGGGTGGCTGGGCGTCAATCAAGCGCACCGATCGGTGATACGAGCCGAGACGATCACCTGTCGAAGAGCCGATATTCACCGACCATTCCGCCCGAAGGTTGGTTAACCTTCGGAGCGTGATCACTGCTGACCGGCTCCCGTTCGTCGTCGCCATCGATGGTGGTGGAACCCACACCAGGGTGGGCTGTTTCGGCGTCGACGGGACGTTGCTGGGAGCGGCGTTCGGCGGGGGCGGCAGCCCGAATCACAATCACGACGCCAAGGAGCAGGTGGCGACGACCATCAGCGGAGCGATCAGCGACGGCGGACTCGACCCGGCGGCAGCGTTGGCCGTCGGCGCCGGTGTGGCTGGTTTCGGGTTCGGCGCGCGGCCCCAGGATGCCGAGGCATTCCTTGATCTTCCCGGAGCCGATTGTCCGAAGGTGTTGGTCAACGATGCGGTGATCGCACACCGCGGTGCGTTGCTCGGCCGTCCCGGCGTGATCGTGGTCGCGGGAACCGGATCGATGATTCTCGGCATCACGAAGTCCGGCGAGCAGATCCCGAGCGGGAGTCTGGAGCACTACGCCGGCGGCGCCCGCCACCTCGTCTTCGATGCCATCCGGCGCATCCTGCTCGGGCAGTCCGAGGTCCACGACGGCGAACTGCTGCGCGCGGTTCTGCAGCACTGGCAGGTCACCTCGATCGGCGAGCTGAGGCGGGCGATCGTCGATCAGGCGGAGATCGATCGCAACGAGGTGAAGCGCAAGTACGGTGCCCTGGCTCCGGTGATCACCGACGCGGTGGGCAGCTCGCCACTTGCGGCAGCGTCGGTCGGTTGGTTGGCCACGCGGACCGCGGACGGCGTCCGATTGTTGGGCCCGTTGATCGGCACGGACCCGGTGCCGGTGGCACTGATCGGTTCACTCGCGACGGCGACCGGCTTCGCCGACCGTTTCCAGGGTGAGATCGACAGTGGGGTCGAACGCGAGACCGGACGGCACGATCCGATGATCACTGTCGTACCTGCCGCTCTGGATCCGCTGCGCGGCGCCGCACTGATGGCGTACGAACTGGCGGGCCTGACAGTGGACGACGCATTGATCGACAGGCTCGGTGATGGCGAGGACGTCAGGTCCCAGCCGCTGCCCGCATGATCGCTCGGTCGTCGGGCGATGTCGGGCTGCCACATTTCGGGCTCACTCAGGACACGCTTGGGTAACGGTGTAATAGTTGCTCGTGTGTTGCTGAGGCAGGAGCCGCGGACTTCCCGTACGGCCGCGGATTGGTTCTCCTGGCTGACGTCTCGGTTACACGGCTTGTTGCCGCGCTTGCTGAAGTGGATACCGGAGACGGCCATCGGCTTCGCGATGATCGGGCTCACCGGCTTCTTCATCGACATCGGCGTGCTCACCCTGCTGCACGGGGCCCTCGACCTGCCGTACGCGCTCGCGGTCACCCTGGGCTACGGGACGGCCAGTGTCGCCAACTTCTTCCTGAACCGCTGGCTGAACTTCCAGATGCACGGCAACATCGCCAAGCAGTCGGGCCGTCAGGCCGTGGTGGCGATCAGCAACTACGTGATCTGGATCCTCGGCTTCTCCACGGTGCTGGAGACGATCGGCGTGCAGTACCAGGTCTCCCGGATCATCTCCGCCTGCGTCGAGGGCATCTACCTGTACGTGATGATGCGGATCTGGGTGTTCCCAGCCCGAGAGCAACTCGAACTGGTCGCCCGCGAAGGCCGGCCGGCCCTGGAACCTGCCGAGGACGACCGCCTCGCCTCCTGACCCCCCTTTCCGCCGAGGGGTCACATATTCCCTCATTTACGCGGCGTGTCGGCGGTGTCAGGCCTCGGCGGCGAATCGTTCCCACGCTGACTGCCGGGCCATTCCCAGCGCCTGCCCGATCTTGGCCCAGCTGATCCCACGCGATCGCGCCCGGTCCACCCATACATGCAGGTTGTCCTCGACCTGGGTGGCGACCGAGGCGATGCGCGGCAGGGCTGCCAGCAGTTCCTCATCATTCATCTGCTCCCAGTACGGCACCTCCGACGGCTCTCCGGGATGTCCTTCGGCCATGATCCGGCCGCAGAGGTCGACGCATTCATTGCAGATGTACACGCCTGGTCCGGCGACCATCTTGTCGACCTCCGACTCCTCCTTAACGCAGAACGAACAGCGGCTGACTGTCTCCATCATGATCTCCAATGTCAGGGATTTCCTGACATCATGTCAGGTCACTCCTGACGGGTCAATCACGACACACCACCCAGATGAGGGAATATGTGACCCCTCGGCGGATTGGAGGGGGTGGCGGGTGCGCAGGTAGACTTGGCGGGTTGCCGTTCCGGCAGAGCCCACCCATCGAAGAGACCAGTGAACAGGAGGGCACCCGCATGCCCATCCGCTCCGATCTGCGCAACGTCGCGATCGTCGCACACGTCGACCACGGCAAGACCACGCTGGTCGACGCGATGCTCTGGCAGTCCGGCGCGTTCCGGACCGGCCAGGACGTTGCCACCCGGGTGATGGACTCGATGGACCTCGAGCGCGAGAAGGGCATCACCATTCTCGCCAAGAACACCGCCGTACGGCATGTGATGCCCGACGGCCACGAGGTGACGATCAACATCATCGACACGCCCGGCCACGCCGATTTCGGTGGTGAGGTGGAACGCGGCCTGGAGATGGTGGACGGCGTTGTGCTGCTGGTCGACGCGTCGGAGGGCCCGCTCCCCCAGACCCGGTTCGTGCTGCGCAAGGCGCTGGCCAAGAAGCTGCCGATCATCGTCGTGATCAACAAGGTGGACCGGCCGGACGCCCGGATCAGCGAGGTGGTCGAGGAGACCAGCGAACTGTTCCTCGATCTGGTCGACGACGGGAACCTCGACGTACTCGACTTCCCGGTGGTGTACGCCTCTGCCAAGGCGGGGCGCGCATCGGTCAAGCAGCCCGAGGACGGCGGGATGCCGGACAGCGAGGATCTGCAGCCGCTGTTCGAGACGATCCTCTCCAACATTCCTGCGCCCAGCTACACCGAGGGCGCCCCGCTGCAGGCACACGTCACCAACCTGGACTCCTCCCCCTACCTCGGACGTCTTGCGCTGTGCCGGATCGTCGCGGGCGAACTGAAGCGCAATCAACTGGTCGCCTGGTGCCGCAAGGACGGAACGATCTCCAACGTCAAGCTGTCGGAGTTGTTGATCACCAAGGCGCTGGACCGCGAGCCGGCCGAGTCCGCCGGACCCGGGGACATCGTCGCCATCGCAGGCATTCCCGAGATCACCATCGGTGAGACGCTGGCCGATCCGGAGAACCCGCTGCCGCTGCCGTTGATCATGGTCGACGAGCCGAGCATCTCGATGACGATCGGGATCAACACCTCGCCACTGGCCGGCAAGTCCGGCAAGAACCTGACAGCCCGCCTGGTCAAGGCACGTCTTGATCAGGAGCTGATCGGCAACGTGTCGATCCGGGTGCTGCCGACCGAACGACCCGACACCTGGGAGGTGCAGGGCCGTGGCGAGCTGCAGCTGGCGGTGCTGGTCGAGACGATGCGCCGAGAGGGGTTCGAGCTGACCGTCGGCAAGCCGCAGGTCGTCACCCGGTTGATCGACGGCAAACTGCACGAGCCGGTCGAGCGGTTGACCGTCGACGTGCCGGACGATTTCGTCGGCGTCGTCACTCAGCTGCTCGGTCTGCGCAAGGGCCGGTTGGAGCAGATGATCAACCATGGTTCAGGCTGGGTCCGGATGGAGTATCTGGTGCCGGCCCGCGGCCTGATCGGCTTCCGCACCGAGTTCCTCACCGAGACCCGCGGCACCGGCCTGATGCACCATGTCTTCGAGCG
This window harbors:
- the typA gene encoding translational GTPase TypA — encoded protein: MPIRSDLRNVAIVAHVDHGKTTLVDAMLWQSGAFRTGQDVATRVMDSMDLEREKGITILAKNTAVRHVMPDGHEVTINIIDTPGHADFGGEVERGLEMVDGVVLLVDASEGPLPQTRFVLRKALAKKLPIIVVINKVDRPDARISEVVEETSELFLDLVDDGNLDVLDFPVVYASAKAGRASVKQPEDGGMPDSEDLQPLFETILSNIPAPSYTEGAPLQAHVTNLDSSPYLGRLALCRIVAGELKRNQLVAWCRKDGTISNVKLSELLITKALDREPAESAGPGDIVAIAGIPEITIGETLADPENPLPLPLIMVDEPSISMTIGINTSPLAGKSGKNLTARLVKARLDQELIGNVSIRVLPTERPDTWEVQGRGELQLAVLVETMRREGFELTVGKPQVVTRLIDGKLHEPVERLTVDVPDDFVGVVTQLLGLRKGRLEQMINHGSGWVRMEYLVPARGLIGFRTEFLTETRGTGLMHHVFERDEPWAGDFRTRPTGSLVADRSGQVTGYASFNLQERGSLFVGPGTNVYEGMIIGENPRPDDMDVNITKEKKLTNVRSSTGEELERLVPPRLMTMEQALEFCREDECVEVTPDAVRIRKVILNAGERARSRSRNRA
- a CDS encoding GtrA family protein produces the protein MLPRLLKWIPETAIGFAMIGLTGFFIDIGVLTLLHGALDLPYALAVTLGYGTASVANFFLNRWLNFQMHGNIAKQSGRQAVVAISNYVIWILGFSTVLETIGVQYQVSRIISACVEGIYLYVMMRIWVFPAREQLELVAREGRPALEPAEDDRLAS
- a CDS encoding ClpX C4-type zinc finger protein; its protein translation is MMETVSRCSFCVKEESEVDKMVAGPGVYICNECVDLCGRIMAEGHPGEPSEVPYWEQMNDEELLAALPRIASVATQVEDNLHVWVDRARSRGISWAKIGQALGMARQSAWERFAAEA
- a CDS encoding alcohol dehydrogenase catalytic domain-containing protein encodes the protein MVSGSEQRMQALTITADGPGVADLPEPEPYGSDLLVDGLLLGVCGTDRGLIARGPQRPPTGQQHLVLGHESLGRVRQAPVGSRFTSGDLVTALVRRPDRVPCAACAAGELDLCDNGLFVERGIRGQDGYGAERYLLDEEYAVPVGRLGLLGVLIEPTSIVAKAWERIDASARRTTGRALIFGAGPIGLLAALLAQHRGYQVHIVDQVVDGPKVEQSTALGATYHRGSDDLTGTFDAIVECSGAFTAAAVNLLSRGGAACYVAHAGADASDPAGRNDARDTRALSGMLIGGNQSIFGIHSSGAAHFAAAQQELEGTDPGWLRGLITGISTLQDFRSALATGPDVIKTVIRLSEDVADDLSGLESTPVQGGWASIKRTDR
- a CDS encoding BadF/BadG/BcrA/BcrD ATPase family protein, which translates into the protein MITADRLPFVVAIDGGGTHTRVGCFGVDGTLLGAAFGGGGSPNHNHDAKEQVATTISGAISDGGLDPAAALAVGAGVAGFGFGARPQDAEAFLDLPGADCPKVLVNDAVIAHRGALLGRPGVIVVAGTGSMILGITKSGEQIPSGSLEHYAGGARHLVFDAIRRILLGQSEVHDGELLRAVLQHWQVTSIGELRRAIVDQAEIDRNEVKRKYGALAPVITDAVGSSPLAAASVGWLATRTADGVRLLGPLIGTDPVPVALIGSLATATGFADRFQGEIDSGVERETGRHDPMITVVPAALDPLRGAALMAYELAGLTVDDALIDRLGDGEDVRSQPLPA